The following proteins are encoded in a genomic region of Drosophila willistoni isolate 14030-0811.24 chromosome 3R, UCI_dwil_1.1, whole genome shotgun sequence:
- the LOC6647339 gene encoding zinc metalloproteinase nas-13, which translates to MVVGLWDTCVLSQGIEDYENYYNEIHVDDEQAEVKTRNALQSPLQRWPGQRIYYRIANNFSEIEASNVRYAVSSFNDQTCLQFEEMTGNPPAGRRYVYFKKSKNMCGTRVGYQPLQFGSHDVQLTERCLSMPGVIQHETLHVLGLFHEQSRPDRNEYVEIDYDNIPRKYWSQFMAMEQTTTFNVPYDYQSVMHYSKNAFAKDPTKPTIRALIEGKPVERDMGQTRGPSEGDLAKIRIMYNC; encoded by the coding sequence ATGGTCGTTGGTCTCTGGGACACTTGTGTTCTGTCCCAGGGCATAGAGGACTATGAGAATTACTACAACGAAATACACGTGGATGATGAGCAGGCAGAGGTAAAGACCCGTAATGCTTTGCAATCGCCACTACAACGTTGGCCAGGACAAAGGATCTACTATCGAATAGCCAACAATTTCAGTGAAATTGAAGCCTCAAATGTTCGTTATGCTGTGTCCAGTTTCAATGATCAAACCTGCCTGCAGTTTGAGGAAATGACTGGCAATCCTCCGGCCGGTCGTCGCTATGTCTACTTCAAAAAGTCCAAAAATATGTGCGGCACTCGTGTTGGATATCAGCCATTACAATTTGGTTCCCATGATGTTCAGCTGACCGAACGTTGTCTCTCCATGCCGGGTGTCATTCAGCACGAAACGCTGCATGTGCTGGGTCTCTTTCACGAACAAAGTCGTCCGGATCGCAATGAATATGTGGAAATCGATTATGATAATATTCCACGTAAATATTGGTCACAATTCATGGCAATGGAACAGACCACCACATTCAATGTCCCCTATGACTATCAAAGCGTAATGCATTATTCGAAGAATGCCTTTGCCAAGGATCCAACTAAACCAACCATACGCGCTTTGATCGAAGGAAAGCCCGTGGAGAGAGATATGGGGCAAACGCGTGGACCATCGGAAGGCGATTTGGCTAAAATTCGTATTATGTATAAttgttaa
- the LOC6647340 gene encoding protein fem-1 homolog CG6966, with protein sequence MDYKFLVFNAARDNNLAQLKATLANKSAAEIAILISAKVNGATPLVISCRNGHYDIVEYLLTKCRANVQQVGSVSFDGEPIEDAPPLWCAAAAGHLGIVKMLVRRGANVNSTTRTNSTPLRAACFDGHYEIVKYLVHHNADFEVANRHGHTCLMIACYKGHYRIAQYLLSLNADVNRCSIKGNTALHDCAESGSLQILQLLLKHGATMDVDYYGMTPLLAASVTGHMPIVEHLITLPCVSREARIDALELLGATYVDKKRDIAVALTLWRRALEERALKPPLEKKVQEPVPAYELVSEVTSIEELEELVLDPDEMRMQALVIRQRILGPTHPDTSYYIRFRGAHYADAGRFDRCIELWSYALTMQQKILKPLSPMTQSSLLSFAELFSFMLVEAGRLLPRGRVVPPIEADGMLTIFHKAVLEVERGQAFTLEQQQQQQQQDPAASKHLTQSPSCSASSTLATSASFSSTSSSTSSSSTTLHSAHQHDCNHDPNALSRTLVSALHIGCLLSSLLDTESFCPDMKHQVMSALYRLNRLKVHVRSGRTALHYACYREGTLVGRYPSCQFPSATLAKALLEVGADPNAVDDAGNTPLHMAATLQPYVEPLAHTLLEGGAHLDTKNDAGETFESLLAPTPLHKIIDPMKYTTLACLAARTIKQHDIKYEQAVPAALYEFIELH encoded by the exons ATGGATTATAAATTTCTCGTTTTTAATGCTGCACGCGATAACAATTTGGCACAGTTGAAG GCAACCCTTGCAAACAAAAGTGCCGCCGAAATTGCCATACTAATCTCAGCGAAAGTGAATGGAGCCACACCGTTGGTCATATCGTGTCGCAATGGACACTACGATATTGTAGAATATTTATTGACAAAGTGTCGCGCCAATGTGCAGCAAGTTGGCTCCGTTAGCTTCGATGGCGAGCCCATTGAGGATGCCCCACCATTGTGGTGTGCCGCAGCGGCAGGACATTTGGGCATTGTCAAGATGCTGGTGCGTCGGGGAGCGAATGTGAATAGCACGACAAGGACAAATTCGACACCCCTGCGAGCCGCATGCTTTGATGGACACTATGAAATAGTTAAATATCTGGTACATCATAATGCAG ATTTTGAGGTGGCCAATCGACATGGACACACCTGCCTAATGATTGCCTGCTACAAGGGACACTATCGCATTGCACAGTATTTGTTGTCACTGAATGCGGATGTGAATCGTTGCAGCATCAAGGGGAATACAGCTTTGCACGATTGTGCCGAATCGGGATCATTACAGATATTGCAATTGCTATTGAAACATGGCGCCACCATGGATGTGGATTACTATGGCATGACTCCGCTGCTGGCGGCGAGTGTCACCGGACACATGCCCATTGTGGAGCATCTGATAACATTGCCCTGTGTTAGTCGTGAGGCAAGAATCGATGCCCTGGAATTGCTGGGAGCCACCTATGTGGATAAGAAACGTGATATTGCCGTTGCCCTGACCTTGTGGCGACGAGCACTCGAGGAACGGGCCCTGAAACCGCCGCTAGAGAAGAAGGTTCAAGAACCAGTGCCAGCCTATGAATTGGTCAGTGAAGTGACCAGCATTGAGGAGCTAGAGGAGTTGGTTTTGGATCCAGATGAGATGCGTATGCAAGCTTTAGTCATCAGACAACGTATTTTAGGTCCAACACATCCGGATACCAGTTACTATATCAGATTTAG aGGAGCCCATTATGCCGACGCTGGACGTTTTGATCGCTGCATTGAGCTCTGGTCATATGCTTTGACCATGCAACAGAAAATTCTTAAACCCCTCAGCCCCATGACCCAGTCATCGTTGCTCTCATTCGCCGAGCTCTTTAGTTTTATGCTTGTGGAGGCGGGCCGTTTGCTGCCACGAGGACGTGTAGTGCCGCCCATTGAGGCGGATGGCATGCTGACCATTTTCCACAAAGCCGTCTTGGAGGTAGAACGGGGTCAGGCCTTCACcttggagcagcagcaacaacagcagcaacaggatCCGGCGGCCAGCAAACATCTCACACAGTCACCATCATGTTCCGCCTCCTCAACACTAGCCACCTCAGCCTCCTTCTCATCAACGTCGTCATCGACCTCATCTTCATCGACGACGCTTCACTCTGCTCATCAGCATGACTGCAATCATGATCCCAATGCCCTCAGTCGCACCTTGGTGAGTGCCCTACACATTGGTTGCCTGCTTAGCTCGCTGCTGGATACGGAGAGCTTCTGTCCGGATATGAAGCATCAGGTGATGTCTGCATTATATCGACTCAACCGTCTCAAAGTTCATGTACGCTCCGGACGAACTGCTCTCCACTATGCATGCTATCGCGAGGGAACTCTAGTCGGACGCTATCCATCGTGTCAATTTCCATCCGCCACCTTGGCCAAGGCGCTACTTGAGGTGGGAGCCGATCCCAATGCAGTAGATGATGCTGGCAATACACCATTGCATATGGCGGCCACACTGCAGCCATATGTGGAGCCATTGGCACACACCCTGCTCGAAGGAGGAGCCCATTTG GATACGAAAAACGATGCCGGCGAAACATTTGAGTCCTTGCTGGCCCCCACACCTTTACACAAAATCATTGATCCAATGAAGTATACGACATTGGCGTGCCTGGCTGCGCGAACCATCAAACAACATGACATCAAGTACGAGCAGGCAGTGCCCGCCGCCCTCTATGAGTTCATTGAGCTGCATTAG